The Sorangiineae bacterium MSr11367 genome window below encodes:
- a CDS encoding TetR/AcrR family transcriptional regulator, producing MKKRPAETTPSRSAKKKTSDTPRPRDAVATRKAILDSARRAFARSGYDGVGVREIAAGAGVTAMLINRYFGSKERLFAEVAIETMTKPVILTSDFIESGCPSETMAAALVRLTQPDATPLEGFLIMLRSAASERAAEIGREQIQAHYQTTLARALHGPDRSERAAVILSLVAGFQMMRQAMGLPALTDAKPGALERVLERALRALIEPPPSK from the coding sequence ATGAAGAAGCGGCCCGCTGAAACGACCCCATCCCGCTCGGCGAAGAAAAAGACGTCGGACACTCCGCGTCCGCGCGACGCCGTGGCCACGCGAAAGGCGATCCTCGACTCGGCGCGGCGAGCCTTCGCGCGTTCCGGCTATGACGGAGTCGGCGTCCGCGAGATCGCCGCGGGTGCGGGTGTGACCGCCATGCTCATCAACCGCTATTTCGGCTCGAAGGAGCGGCTATTTGCCGAAGTCGCCATCGAGACCATGACCAAGCCCGTCATTCTCACGTCGGACTTCATCGAGTCGGGCTGCCCGAGTGAGACCATGGCCGCCGCGCTCGTTCGACTCACGCAACCGGACGCCACACCGCTCGAAGGCTTTCTCATCATGTTGCGTTCCGCGGCCAGTGAACGCGCCGCCGAAATCGGACGCGAGCAGATTCAGGCCCACTATCAAACGACGCTCGCGCGCGCGTTGCATGGGCCAGATCGCTCGGAGCGAGCGGCCGTCATTCTATCCCTCGTCGCGGGCTTCCAAATGATGCGGCAGGCGATGGGCCTTCCAGCACTCACGGACGCGAAACCCGGGGCATTGGAGCGGGTGCTCGAACGCGCACTGCGCGCGCTGATCGAGCCACCGCCCAGTAAGTAA
- a CDS encoding aldehyde reductase: MMNETVLVTGGSGYVAGHCIVQLLRRGYRVRTTVRSASKEQAVRSAIVRVVDPGDRLDFVHADLGANAGWDEAVAGCTYVLHVASPLGNDGAKDPDALMVPAREGTLRVLRAAVKANVTRVVMTSSTAACTPPNLETAGDEAMWTGDAHPTLNAYRRSKIAAERVAWDFMAAQPAGTTTLTTILPGAIFGPVLSMANLGSVQFIDRLLGGKLPGVPHLGFCVVDVRDLADLHIRAMLAPEAAGQRFVAVGDFMWMDDIGATLRAELGPQGTKVPTRKLPDVALRVLAWFSPSLRALTPLLGRRQLFNSAKAQRILGFSPRPAAATVVDCARNLLDHEEAAR; this comes from the coding sequence ATGATGAACGAAACGGTGCTTGTGACGGGCGGCAGCGGATACGTGGCGGGACACTGCATCGTCCAGCTCCTACGGCGCGGTTACCGCGTGCGCACCACGGTGCGCTCCGCGTCGAAAGAGCAGGCGGTGCGTTCCGCCATCGTCCGGGTCGTCGATCCCGGCGACCGTCTCGATTTCGTCCATGCCGATCTCGGCGCGAATGCAGGTTGGGACGAGGCGGTGGCGGGATGCACCTACGTGCTCCACGTCGCATCGCCGTTGGGCAATGATGGGGCAAAAGATCCCGACGCCCTCATGGTGCCCGCGCGGGAGGGGACGCTTCGCGTGCTTCGTGCCGCCGTGAAGGCAAACGTGACACGGGTGGTCATGACATCGTCGACGGCGGCCTGCACCCCGCCGAATCTCGAGACGGCGGGCGACGAAGCGATGTGGACCGGCGATGCGCACCCGACGTTGAACGCCTACCGGCGGTCCAAAATTGCGGCGGAACGCGTCGCGTGGGATTTCATGGCCGCGCAGCCGGCGGGCACGACGACGCTCACCACGATCCTGCCCGGCGCCATTTTCGGCCCCGTGCTGTCGATGGCCAACCTCGGGTCGGTTCAATTCATCGACCGCCTCCTCGGAGGCAAGCTCCCCGGCGTGCCGCACCTCGGATTTTGCGTCGTCGATGTGCGCGACCTCGCCGATCTCCACATTCGCGCCATGCTCGCACCGGAGGCCGCTGGTCAGCGTTTCGTCGCGGTCGGCGACTTCATGTGGATGGACGACATTGGCGCGACCCTGCGCGCCGAGCTCGGTCCGCAGGGGACCAAGGTGCCCACGCGCAAGCTTCCCGATGTCGCCCTCCGAGTGCTCGCGTGGTTTTCGCCATCGCTGCGCGCGCTCACACCCCTTCTCGGGCGCCGCCAGCTCTTCAACTCTGCGAAGGCACAGCGTATCCTCGGCTTCTCTCCTCGCCCCGCGGCGGCCACGGTCGTCGATTGCGCACGCAACCTACTCGACCATGAAGAAGCGGCCCGCTGA
- a CDS encoding NAD-dependent epimerase/dehydratase family protein, whose amino-acid sequence MKILLTGATGFLGHEVLRQALDDDGIHQVTTLTRRPVGIAHPKLHEALVTNFLDYSTLDLRDCDACIWSLGVSQLQTTEEQYIRITLDFTMAAARALFAANPRARFCFVSGRNADPEEKKSALYARIKGRTERQLEAWGDNVFVFRPAYIRPTKRSGPRRDLARLFAPIGTVMSMFGKDLSVDCDKLAFCLLDVAKHGAERHLLVNSDIRDWKAA is encoded by the coding sequence ATGAAGATACTCCTCACGGGTGCCACCGGCTTTCTCGGCCATGAAGTCCTCCGGCAAGCCCTCGACGATGATGGCATTCACCAAGTGACCACGCTCACGCGGCGCCCCGTCGGTATCGCCCACCCCAAGCTGCACGAGGCGCTCGTCACGAACTTCCTGGATTACTCGACACTCGACTTGCGCGATTGCGATGCGTGCATCTGGTCGCTCGGGGTCTCGCAGCTTCAAACCACCGAAGAGCAATACATTCGCATTACGCTCGATTTTACGATGGCCGCGGCCAGGGCGCTGTTCGCGGCCAATCCGCGCGCTCGATTCTGCTTCGTCAGCGGCCGCAATGCGGATCCCGAGGAAAAGAAGAGCGCTCTCTATGCCCGCATCAAAGGACGCACGGAACGGCAGCTCGAAGCATGGGGTGACAACGTGTTCGTCTTCCGACCGGCGTACATACGGCCCACCAAACGAAGCGGCCCTCGGAGAGATTTGGCCCGATTGTTCGCGCCCATTGGCACCGTCATGTCCATGTTTGGCAAAGACCTCAGCGTCGATTGCGACAAACTCGCGTTTTGCTTGCTGGACGTGGCCAAGCACGGGGCCGAGCGACACCTGCTGGTCAACTCCGACATTCGCGATTGGAAGGCCGCATGA
- a CDS encoding MBL fold metallo-hydrolase: MRRRWRRPVYFLVALLVACAALTHCAAFGAAPMGDRLERARRSPQWRDGRFQNPQGSWADVAASYLRLFARSEPDTRPSAPIDTVSPVFAMPPASGLAVTWFGHSSAFVEIDGVNVLIDPLWSARASPIGWLGPSRWFPPPAKLDALPADAVVISHDHYDHLDYGSIAVLKGTRARFIVPLGVGAHLEHWGIPRERILELDWWESARIGTIDVVATPARHASGRGPSKSNRTLWASFAFIGSKHRVWYSGDTGFHDDLARIGERFGPFDLTLIESGQYDANWPDAHLGPELAVEAHRRVRGGALLPVHWGALQLAPHPWTEPIERVLVAAACHDIEVLTPRPGERLEPTTHPSMKRWWPNAAWRPASKAPVIGTKNGNGDERIALPPCRG, from the coding sequence ATGAGACGTCGATGGAGACGGCCTGTCTATTTCCTTGTCGCGCTGCTCGTGGCGTGCGCCGCATTGACCCATTGTGCGGCCTTCGGGGCGGCGCCCATGGGGGATCGGCTCGAGCGCGCCAGGCGCTCTCCGCAATGGCGCGACGGGCGATTCCAGAATCCGCAGGGATCATGGGCCGACGTTGCCGCCAGCTATTTGCGACTCTTTGCGCGCTCGGAACCGGACACGCGTCCGAGCGCTCCGATCGACACGGTTTCGCCGGTGTTTGCGATGCCGCCCGCATCGGGCCTCGCCGTGACCTGGTTCGGGCACTCATCGGCGTTCGTGGAGATCGACGGCGTGAACGTGCTCATCGATCCACTATGGAGTGCACGCGCATCGCCCATCGGATGGCTCGGTCCCTCGCGGTGGTTCCCACCGCCGGCCAAGCTGGACGCTCTTCCGGCGGACGCCGTGGTCATTTCGCACGACCACTACGATCACCTCGATTACGGCTCGATCGCGGTGCTGAAAGGCACGCGCGCCCGCTTCATCGTTCCTTTGGGCGTCGGCGCCCACCTCGAACATTGGGGGATCCCGCGCGAGCGCATCCTCGAGCTCGATTGGTGGGAATCGGCGCGCATCGGCACCATCGACGTCGTGGCGACGCCTGCCCGTCATGCCTCGGGCCGTGGGCCCTCCAAGAGCAATCGCACGCTCTGGGCCAGCTTTGCCTTCATCGGCTCGAAGCACCGGGTCTGGTATTCGGGCGATACCGGTTTTCACGACGACCTCGCGCGCATCGGTGAGCGCTTCGGGCCGTTCGATCTGACGCTCATCGAATCGGGACAATACGACGCCAATTGGCCCGACGCGCACCTCGGTCCCGAGCTGGCCGTGGAAGCCCACCGTCGGGTGCGCGGCGGGGCGCTTCTTCCCGTGCATTGGGGTGCGTTGCAACTCGCCCCGCACCCATGGACGGAGCCCATCGAACGCGTCCTCGTCGCCGCCGCGTGCCACGACATCGAGGTGCTGACCCCGCGCCCCGGCGAACGCCTCGAGCCCACGACCCATCCATCGATGAAGCGCTGGTGGCCCAACGCGGCATGGCGCCCCGCCAGCAAGGCCCCCGTGATCGGCACGAAGAACGGCAACGGCGACGAACGCATCGCTTTGCCGCCCTGCCGCGGGTAA
- a CDS encoding ester cyclase, with protein sequence MERQSTNTLSRTMAEDLWARWTAMWNGDTELARAIIADGFYVHLQKKLADPATIRDPEAVIGLVRTVRAQYAEIRYETNLAVLVDGDTLIARWFARGIFAGRSGRPEDVEGRTFRIAGIDILRIENGRIRECWTVSNPTEE encoded by the coding sequence ATGGAACGACAATCGACGAACACGCTCTCACGCACGATGGCCGAAGACCTCTGGGCACGTTGGACGGCCATGTGGAACGGTGACACCGAACTCGCCCGCGCGATCATCGCCGACGGGTTCTACGTGCATCTCCAGAAGAAGCTCGCGGATCCCGCCACCATCCGCGATCCGGAGGCGGTGATCGGTTTGGTCCGGACGGTGCGCGCGCAATATGCGGAGATCCGCTACGAGACGAACCTCGCCGTCCTCGTCGACGGCGACACGCTCATCGCGCGATGGTTCGCCCGCGGCATCTTCGCCGGCCGCAGCGGCCGCCCCGAGGACGTCGAAGGCCGGACCTTCCGCATCGCCGGAATCGACATACTTCGCATCGAGAACGGCCGGATCCGGGAGTGCTGGACGGTGAGCAACCCCACCGAGGAATAG
- a CDS encoding helix-turn-helix transcriptional regulator has product MQRSTSRKTLGEFLRSRRERLRPEDFGIAVEGHRRTPGLRREEVAGRAGVSSDWYLRLEQGRDVTPSVSVLEALSGALRLTEVERAHLFLLARKEEPPLRPAPIEVVQAGLARALARMGGTPVFILGRRLDILAWNQEAARVIGDPGRIPAARRNLVRMSLLVPKVRAIYADWRAVAAENIAALRAAHARHPQDRSFTELIDLLHRRSATFRAQWRRHEVDERNRGRWSLRRAHGTVVHMDYDSLLTPDDRDQRLVFFTRPA; this is encoded by the coding sequence ATGCAACGCTCCACCTCGCGCAAGACCCTCGGCGAATTCCTCCGCAGCCGCCGCGAACGCCTCCGCCCCGAGGACTTCGGCATCGCCGTCGAAGGCCACCGCCGCACCCCCGGCCTGCGGCGCGAGGAGGTGGCAGGTCGCGCGGGGGTGAGCAGCGATTGGTACCTCCGACTCGAGCAAGGACGCGATGTAACGCCGTCGGTGAGCGTGCTCGAAGCCCTCTCGGGCGCCCTGCGCCTCACGGAGGTCGAACGGGCACATCTCTTCTTGCTCGCCCGCAAAGAAGAGCCGCCGCTGCGTCCCGCCCCCATCGAGGTCGTCCAGGCCGGCTTGGCCCGTGCGCTCGCCCGCATGGGTGGTACCCCGGTTTTCATCCTAGGACGAAGGCTGGACATCCTCGCCTGGAACCAGGAGGCTGCGCGCGTCATCGGAGACCCCGGGCGCATCCCCGCCGCGCGGCGCAACCTCGTTCGCATGTCCCTTCTCGTCCCCAAGGTGCGTGCCATCTACGCCGATTGGCGCGCCGTTGCGGCGGAGAACATCGCCGCCCTGCGCGCCGCCCATGCCCGCCACCCGCAGGACCGCAGCTTCACGGAGCTCATCGATCTCTTGCATCGCCGAAGCGCCACCTTCCGCGCCCAATGGCGGCGCCACGAGGTCGACGAGCGAAACCGCGGCCGCTGGTCCCTCCGCCGCGCCCATGGCACCGTCGTCCACATGGATTACGATTCGCTTCTAACCCCCGACGATCGCGATCAGCGCCTGGTGTTCTTCACCCGCCCTGCGTGA
- a CDS encoding PAS domain S-box protein, giving the protein MTSGTLEGRARTGMRWASRALLVAAIYWVAGKFALFMAIPPGYATAVWPAAGIALVCVLCWGLRVVPGIALGSFLVNAGTSFDMSTSASLARSMAIATGIGCGAACQAALGALLIRRFVGFPTALEVDREITKFTFLGGPVSCLVSATVGMSTLCGLGVIPWPQFAFSWWTWWVGDAIGVLIFAPLSLLFVPGLDSVWRRRRTIVGIPLLVGFAAVSGLFLKARAWEETRLHTEFERRATPLAHTLEARLSEYEEVVGFLASLFEASSDVSRAQFHEFCRHALNTYPGIQGLAWNPRIDDDRRTQFETAAGFEITEQASKGVLRRAATRPEYLPVYYMEPEDRNRYAVGFDIASDPIRFEALSRARRSGRPSVTSRITLVQETAGQQGILLIAPVLHSQSLRGYVAGVFRVGDVVETALRSIDHDGLDYRLLDEDAAKENALVYTNANTDSDSSPRTWNETFSFGGRRWKLEVTATSAYMTAHRGWQAWTVLAAGLLFVGILGVVMLMATGQASYVQRALEARSSEAARAIQAEEKFRSTIEAASTGMLMADRNGTIVLVNAQVERLFGYTREELIGQPVEILVPAKSRGRHPSYRDTFFQEPRTRPMGAGRELYGIRKDGSEMPVEIGLNPMRTADGDFVLGSIVDITARKMAEATLRESAERFRALVEVSAQIVWTAAANGEFIEDSPSWRAFTGQTYQQWRGRERADAFHPEDRAAVAALWRKAIATKSAIDTEYRIRHVSGEWRWTAARAVPLLDVEGQVRGWIGMNTDITERKLAEHERDRLLNELQSLNTELEERVSGRTADLSKALREREVLIQEIHHRVKNNLQVISSIINMQVRKLDVGANRDALEECQTRVQAIALIHEKLYQSKDYSRVPFSEYARSLATNVFRATGGAFASVTLELAIEDLALAVDRAIPCGLVLNELITNALKHGFRDGRQGTIRVELAKLDMGRLRLAVKDNGIGLPLDLDIRKSDSLGLQLICTLSEQLDAELEVNGAGGASFQLTFAAEA; this is encoded by the coding sequence ATGACCAGCGGCACACTCGAAGGGCGCGCGCGCACGGGCATGCGTTGGGCATCGCGGGCGCTGCTCGTCGCGGCCATTTACTGGGTCGCGGGGAAGTTCGCGCTGTTCATGGCGATACCTCCCGGCTACGCGACGGCGGTGTGGCCGGCGGCAGGCATCGCGCTCGTCTGCGTCCTCTGCTGGGGCCTGCGGGTGGTGCCGGGTATCGCGCTGGGGTCATTCCTGGTCAATGCGGGGACCAGTTTCGATATGAGCACCAGCGCCTCGTTGGCCCGCTCGATGGCCATCGCCACGGGCATCGGTTGCGGCGCGGCCTGCCAGGCGGCACTGGGCGCCCTGCTCATCCGCAGGTTCGTGGGATTTCCCACGGCACTGGAGGTGGATCGCGAGATCACGAAGTTCACCTTTCTCGGCGGGCCGGTATCGTGCCTGGTGAGCGCCACGGTGGGCATGAGCACCCTGTGCGGATTGGGGGTCATCCCCTGGCCCCAATTCGCATTCAGCTGGTGGACGTGGTGGGTGGGTGACGCCATTGGCGTTTTGATCTTCGCCCCGCTTTCCTTGCTCTTCGTCCCGGGCCTCGATTCCGTGTGGCGGCGCCGCCGTACCATCGTGGGCATTCCGTTGCTCGTCGGCTTTGCCGCGGTGAGCGGCTTGTTCTTGAAGGCCAGGGCATGGGAGGAAACCCGCCTGCACACCGAATTCGAGCGGCGCGCGACACCGCTTGCCCATACCCTCGAGGCGCGGCTTTCCGAGTACGAGGAGGTCGTGGGCTTTCTGGCGAGTCTTTTCGAAGCATCTTCCGACGTCAGCCGGGCGCAGTTTCACGAATTCTGTCGGCATGCCTTGAACACGTACCCGGGCATCCAGGGCCTGGCTTGGAATCCACGCATCGACGACGACCGAAGGACGCAATTCGAGACGGCCGCAGGTTTCGAGATTACCGAGCAAGCCTCGAAAGGCGTACTGAGGCGGGCGGCGACGCGACCGGAGTACCTGCCGGTGTATTACATGGAGCCCGAAGACAGGAATCGGTACGCGGTGGGATTCGACATCGCCTCGGATCCGATTCGCTTCGAGGCGCTGAGCAGGGCCCGTCGTTCCGGCCGTCCGAGCGTGACCTCGCGGATCACGCTGGTCCAGGAGACCGCGGGGCAGCAGGGGATTCTCTTGATTGCGCCGGTGCTCCATTCACAATCCCTGCGAGGGTACGTCGCGGGCGTTTTCCGCGTGGGCGACGTCGTCGAAACGGCGCTGAGGAGCATCGACCACGACGGGCTCGACTATCGCCTCCTCGACGAGGATGCCGCGAAAGAGAATGCCCTGGTGTACACGAACGCGAACACGGACTCGGACTCGAGCCCGCGTACGTGGAACGAGACATTCTCCTTCGGCGGGCGACGCTGGAAGCTGGAGGTCACGGCGACGAGCGCGTACATGACGGCGCATCGAGGCTGGCAAGCGTGGACGGTGTTGGCCGCCGGACTTCTCTTCGTGGGAATTCTCGGCGTGGTGATGCTGATGGCCACGGGCCAAGCTTCGTACGTGCAGCGTGCACTCGAAGCGCGCAGCTCGGAAGCCGCCCGAGCGATCCAAGCGGAGGAAAAATTTCGCTCGACGATCGAGGCCGCGTCGACCGGGATGCTCATGGCCGATCGCAACGGAACGATCGTGTTGGTCAATGCGCAAGTCGAGCGATTGTTCGGCTACACGCGCGAAGAGCTGATCGGGCAACCGGTGGAGATCTTGGTACCGGCCAAATCGCGCGGGCGGCATCCCAGCTACCGGGATACCTTCTTTCAGGAGCCTCGAACCCGGCCGATGGGTGCGGGCCGCGAACTCTACGGCATACGCAAGGATGGTTCCGAAATGCCGGTCGAGATCGGGTTGAACCCCATGCGCACGGCGGATGGCGACTTCGTTCTCGGGTCGATCGTCGACATCACCGCACGCAAGATGGCCGAGGCAACGCTTCGCGAAAGCGCCGAGCGCTTTCGCGCGCTCGTCGAGGTGTCTGCGCAAATCGTGTGGACCGCCGCAGCCAACGGGGAATTCATCGAAGACTCCCCTTCTTGGCGGGCTTTTACGGGCCAAACCTACCAACAATGGCGCGGGCGAGAACGGGCCGACGCGTTCCATCCCGAGGACCGCGCCGCGGTGGCCGCGCTATGGAGAAAGGCCATCGCGACGAAGTCGGCCATCGACACCGAATACCGCATTCGGCACGTGAGCGGGGAATGGCGCTGGACCGCCGCAAGGGCCGTCCCACTGCTGGACGTGGAAGGCCAGGTGCGCGGGTGGATCGGGATGAATACCGACATCACCGAGCGCAAACTCGCCGAGCACGAACGCGACCGGCTCTTGAACGAGCTCCAGAGTCTGAATACCGAGCTGGAAGAACGGGTCAGCGGACGCACCGCCGATTTGTCCAAGGCGCTGCGCGAGCGCGAGGTGTTGATTCAAGAGATCCACCACCGGGTGAAGAACAATCTGCAGGTCATCTCCAGCATCATTAATATGCAAGTCCGCAAGCTCGATGTAGGGGCCAACCGCGACGCGCTGGAAGAGTGCCAGACGCGCGTGCAAGCGATCGCGCTCATTCACGAGAAGCTCTACCAATCCAAAGACTATTCCCGCGTTCCGTTTTCGGAGTATGCGCGAAGCTTGGCGACCAACGTGTTCCGCGCAACGGGCGGGGCGTTCGCGAGTGTGACGCTCGAATTGGCCATCGAGGACCTCGCGCTGGCCGTGGATCGGGCCATTCCCTGCGGCCTGGTGCTGAACGAGTTGATCACCAATGCGCTAAAGCACGGCTTCCGCGATGGGCGCCAGGGAACAATCCGCGTCGAACTGGCCAAGCTCGACATGGGGCGGCTCCGGCTGGCCGTGAAGGACAATGGCATCGGCCTACCGCTCGATCTGGATATTCGAAAATCGGATTCTCTGGGCCTCCAACTCATTTGCACCCTGTCGGAGCAACTGGACGCCGAGCTCGAGGTGAACGGCGCAGGTGGTGCGTCGTTCCAGCTCACCTTTGCCGCGGAGGCGTAG
- a CDS encoding diguanylate cyclase, whose amino-acid sequence MPKYSVLIVEDERIVAMDLQQILNSLGYDAYAVASSANEAFARASEKCPDVVLMDIRIKGQLDGIRTAAILREKFDVPIVYLTAHADDSTIARAKKTTPHGYLLKPVKSTELKSAIEVSIYRHEMEKDLRAREALFRDTLESLQDGIVTVDSQSRIVQMNTAAEGLTGWRQAEAKGKSIELLLCPKAGVGRIAATLGTELPDLVGAVLDDGLTRHGEGTEGPTGRSFGYSVTAIVDHVGRIVGAVIHVHDITEQRRSDVEIRVLHEHLTELATTDELTGVANYRAFKERLKQIVAEGERGRAFALALCDVDDFKRINDGLGHQAGDQALVKVARALKDNVRETDFVARYGGDEFCVLFTDVGEDAAVALTERLRQCIAAIREPCLVTASFGVCGYSTSFHGDAAAFVDAVDAALYRSKHEGRNRVELSSSVQADTQTA is encoded by the coding sequence ATGCCCAAATACTCGGTGCTCATCGTCGAAGACGAGCGAATCGTTGCCATGGATCTTCAGCAAATTCTGAATTCGCTCGGATACGACGCTTATGCGGTGGCATCGTCGGCCAATGAGGCGTTCGCGCGCGCCAGTGAAAAATGCCCGGACGTCGTTCTGATGGACATTCGCATCAAGGGGCAACTCGACGGAATTCGCACCGCGGCCATTCTTCGCGAGAAGTTCGACGTTCCCATCGTCTACCTCACTGCGCACGCCGACGATTCCACCATTGCACGGGCCAAGAAGACGACGCCGCATGGGTATCTGCTCAAGCCGGTGAAGTCGACCGAGCTCAAAAGCGCCATCGAAGTGTCCATTTACCGGCATGAAATGGAGAAGGATCTGCGGGCCCGTGAAGCGTTGTTCCGGGACACGCTGGAGTCGCTCCAGGATGGAATCGTGACCGTGGATTCGCAATCTCGCATCGTGCAAATGAACACGGCCGCCGAAGGCTTGACGGGGTGGCGGCAAGCGGAGGCAAAAGGGAAATCCATCGAGCTCTTACTCTGCCCGAAAGCGGGCGTGGGACGCATCGCGGCGACCCTGGGAACCGAGCTGCCGGACCTCGTCGGAGCCGTTTTGGACGATGGGCTCACCCGCCATGGCGAGGGCACCGAAGGGCCGACGGGGCGAAGTTTCGGCTATTCGGTCACGGCCATCGTGGATCACGTCGGGCGCATCGTCGGCGCGGTGATCCATGTGCACGACATCACGGAGCAGCGCCGCTCGGACGTGGAAATTCGCGTGCTCCACGAGCACTTGACCGAGTTGGCGACGACGGACGAACTCACCGGCGTGGCCAATTATCGAGCCTTCAAAGAGCGTCTCAAGCAGATCGTGGCCGAGGGAGAGCGCGGTCGCGCCTTTGCCTTGGCCCTTTGCGACGTGGACGACTTCAAGCGAATCAACGATGGATTGGGGCACCAGGCGGGCGATCAGGCGCTGGTGAAAGTTGCCCGCGCCCTGAAGGACAACGTGCGTGAAACCGATTTCGTGGCCCGCTACGGTGGCGACGAATTCTGCGTCCTGTTCACGGACGTCGGTGAGGATGCGGCCGTCGCGCTGACGGAAAGGCTTCGCCAGTGCATTGCCGCCATTCGCGAGCCGTGTCTGGTGACCGCAAGCTTCGGCGTTTGCGGTTACTCGACATCGTTCCACGGTGACGCGGCGGCGTTCGTCGATGCCGTGGATGCCGCCCTGTATCGATCGAAGCACGAGGGGCGGAATCGGGTGGAGCTGAGCAGCAGCGTGCAGGCGGACACCCAGACGGCTTAG
- a CDS encoding PAS domain S-box protein → MLEFLRRLFSSDGFMPHGHCYLWSPEIVWLHVISDALVALSYTTIPFTLYYFVRKRRDLPFNWMFLCFAVFIIACGATHYMEIWTLWTPVYRLSGVVKAITAAASVPTAILLVRLVPKALTIPTPEQLSKAHEELKKAHEVLESRVRERTAELSRTNEDLEKQIIERQRIEEALRRSEGRFRRLEEAGIIGVMTADLRGGILEANSALLNMIGYTREEVLAGTVRWSDMTPPEWRHLDERAIEQLRATGIAKPWEKEYFHKDGSRVPILLGVAMLEGSRDECIVFTVDHTEYKRSEREKVELLEQLRVLNGQLEERVRARTAELSAMLKEREILLQEVHHRVKNNLQVISSLINIQMRKLDECGSRIALEECQTRVQAIALIHEKLYQFQDYARVPFSEYAKSLAGNVLHATGLSPSNIALQLAVEDLTIAVDRAIPCGLVLNELMTNALKHAFPDGRSGTIRVGLARLDGGLLRLSVRDDGVGLPAGVDVRRAGSLGLQLVSTLAEQLEGTVTVHNDLGTTFELTFPSD, encoded by the coding sequence ATGCTGGAATTCCTACGGCGCCTTTTCTCGTCCGACGGGTTCATGCCCCACGGCCATTGTTACCTGTGGAGCCCGGAGATCGTCTGGCTGCACGTCATCTCCGACGCGCTCGTGGCCCTGTCGTACACGACGATCCCGTTCACGTTGTATTACTTCGTTCGAAAACGCAGAGACCTGCCTTTCAACTGGATGTTCCTCTGCTTCGCCGTGTTCATCATCGCCTGCGGCGCGACGCACTACATGGAGATCTGGACGCTCTGGACTCCGGTGTACCGCCTGTCCGGTGTCGTCAAAGCCATTACCGCGGCCGCGTCGGTGCCAACGGCGATTCTTCTGGTGAGGCTCGTGCCCAAAGCCCTCACCATTCCGACCCCCGAACAGCTGTCGAAGGCCCACGAGGAGTTGAAGAAGGCCCACGAGGTGCTGGAGAGCCGCGTTCGGGAGCGAACCGCCGAGCTTTCGCGGACCAACGAGGACCTGGAGAAGCAAATCATCGAGAGACAGCGCATCGAAGAGGCGTTGCGTCGGAGCGAAGGCCGGTTTCGCAGGCTCGAGGAGGCGGGCATCATCGGGGTGATGACCGCCGACCTCCGAGGAGGCATCCTCGAGGCCAATAGCGCCTTGTTGAACATGATTGGGTATACGCGCGAAGAGGTTCTCGCGGGCACGGTCCGATGGTCGGACATGACCCCGCCGGAGTGGCGTCATCTCGACGAGCGGGCGATCGAGCAACTCCGGGCGACGGGCATTGCGAAGCCGTGGGAGAAAGAATACTTCCACAAAGATGGATCGCGGGTTCCGATCCTTCTCGGCGTGGCGATGCTCGAGGGAAGCCGCGATGAGTGCATCGTCTTCACGGTGGACCACACGGAATACAAGCGCTCCGAGCGAGAAAAGGTGGAGCTGCTCGAGCAGCTGCGGGTGCTCAACGGCCAACTCGAAGAGCGTGTGCGTGCCCGCACGGCCGAATTGTCGGCGATGCTCAAAGAGCGAGAGATCCTCCTGCAGGAGGTTCACCACCGGGTGAAGAACAATTTGCAGGTGATCTCGAGCCTCATCAACATTCAAATGAGAAAGCTCGACGAGTGCGGCAGCCGCATTGCCCTGGAAGAGTGCCAGACGCGCGTGCAGGCCATCGCGCTGATTCACGAAAAGCTCTATCAATTCCAAGATTACGCGCGCGTTCCCTTCTCCGAATATGCGAAGAGCCTCGCCGGCAACGTGCTGCACGCTACGGGCCTCTCACCGTCGAACATCGCGCTGCAGCTTGCCGTGGAGGACCTGACCATCGCCGTGGATAGGGCGATTCCGTGCGGGCTCGTGTTGAACGAGCTGATGACCAATGCCCTCAAGCATGCCTTTCCGGACGGACGGAGTGGGACGATTCGCGTGGGGCTGGCCCGCCTGGACGGCGGGCTGCTGCGGCTCTCGGTTCGGGACGACGGTGTCGGGCTGCCCGCCGGGGTCGACGTGCGGAGGGCCGGTTCGCTGGGGTTGCAGCTCGTCTCCACACTCGCCGAACAGCTCGAGGGAACGGTCACCGTCCACAACGATCTCGGGACGACGTTCGAGCTTACGTTTCCCTCGGACTAG